The Candidatus Palauibacter soopunensis region TCTACGGCGATGTCTCCGAGCGCTCGCTGAAGGAACTGGCGCATCGGATCGAGGACGACCTTACCACGCTGCCCTCCGTCTCCCAGGTCGAGGTCAGCGGGGTCCGGAACTACGAGATCTCCATCGAGGTACCGCTTCACCGGCTGAGGGCCCTGGGGCTCACTCTTACCGACATCGCCGGCGCGATCCGCCGCAGTTCGCTCGACTTGTCGGCCGGCAGCATCGATACCCGGGAATCCCAGGTTCGAGTGCGGACCCTCGGGCAGAACTACGACCAGCAGGACTTCGAGGAGATCGTTCTGCTCAGCGGCCGCGACGGCACGGTCGTGCGCCTGGGCGATATCGCCGAGGTCCGCGACGGGTTCCAGGAGGCAGACCTGATTGTCCGCCACCAGAACCAGCCCGCCGTATTCGTCGAGGTGTATCGGGCCGGCGGCGAGCAGGTGATGGATGTGGCCACGACGGTGCGCGAGCACCTGGCCAACGAGGTGATCCCGTCTTTGCCGGACGGCGTGGGCATCACCTTGTGGAACGACGAATCCCAGGCCTACGAGGAACGCGCCAATCTTCTTTTGAAGAACGGGATTCTGGGTTTGTTGCTGGTGTTGGTCGCACTCAGCCTGTTTCTCCAGATTCGGCTTGCCCTGTGGGTTGCCGTGGGCCTCGCCGTCTCGGGTGTAGGCGCCCTCGCCGTCATGATGGCACTCGACGTCGCGATCAACACCATCAGCCTCTTCTCCTTCGTGCTCGCCATAGGGATCGTCGTTGACGACGCCATCGTGGTGGCCGAGCACATCCAATACGAACGCAGTCGCGGAACCCCCGGAGTCGCGGCCGCGATACGCGGCGTCCGGCGGATCAAGGTGCCGTTGACGTTCGCGGTCCTCACTTCGGCGGTGGCCTTCGTCCCGTTGCTGTTCATCCCGGGCGGCGTCGGTGACGTATGGCGGGCCCTGCCGATCATCATGATCGCCATGCTGATGGTTTCGCTGGTGGAGTCGCTGTTCGTCCTTCCCAACCACCTGTCCCACCTGCCCGGTCCGGACTGGGTGCCGGGCAATGCCTTCGACCGGTTCTTCTCGCGACTTCAGCGTCGTGTCGACGTCCAGCTGCAGCGGTTCGTGCAAGGCCCCCTGGACCGGGCCCTGCGGTTTGCCACGGCCCGGCCCGGGGTGACGATGACAGGGGCCGTCGGAATGCTCGTGCTGAGCATCTCCCTGGTGCCCGCGGGAATCGTCCCCACCACGCTGGCCGACGACGTAGAGGGCGATATCGTGACGGTCGTGTTGGAGATGCCCGATGGAGCCACCGCGCCGAGAACGTACGAAGTGGCGCGGGAGCTGGAGGCTGCGGGCCACCGGGTCATCGAACGACTCTCTCTCGGCCGGCCCGGGGATGCGCCGCCGCTGCTGACCGGCGTCTCGGTGACCGTCGGACTGGGATCGAGACTCGAGGGCGGACTCAACCCGCAGCCCACCCTCAATCCGCAGGCCAATATCGCCACCATCGAGTTCAAGCTCCTCGGTGCGCAGCAGAGACGGATCTCCACTGGAGACGTCGTGCAGGCGTGGCGGGAGGAGGTGGGTGTGCTGCCCTACGTGCGCGGCATCACCTTCAGCGGCGAGATCTTCACCCTGGGGAACCCGGTCGAGGCCGTGCTGTCCCATCCGGACCCGGAGCGCCTCGCCGGGATCGCCAGCTCGGTGGTCGACGGACTCCGCGGCGTGAGCGGCGTCTACGACATACGGTCGGATCACGCGCCGGGCATCCCGGAGGTTCAGCTCGAGTTGCGGCCCGAAGCGCGGACCCTCGGTCTCACCGTGCAGGAGCTGGCCGGACAGGCGAGGGGGGCGTTCTTCGGCGCGGAAGCCGTCCGGGTGCAGCGCGGCCGGGAAGAGGTACGAGTTTACGTTCGGCTGCCCGCGGAAGAGCGGAACTCGATCACCGATATCGAAGGCTACCTGCTCCGTACGCCCGGCGGGGACGAGGTGCCGATCGTCAGTGTGGCCTCGCTGAGCCCGGGCGTGTCGCCGTCCGCCCTCCGGCGCAGGGATGGCCAGCGCGTCGTCACCGTCACCGCCGATGTGGACGCCTCGGTGATCTCCGGCGACGAAGCCAACGATATCCTCGAAAATTCGATCCTCGCGGATCTGGTCGCGGCGTACCCGGGGCTGACCTACACGTTCGGAGGCGAGCAGCAGCAGCAGCTGGAGTCCATCGACGCGCTCTACCGCGGCTTCGCGGTCGCTCTGATCCTGATTTTTGCGCTCCTCGCCATCCCCCTCCGTTCATACACCAAGCCGTTCATCATCATGGCCGTCATCCCCTTCGGGTTCATCGGCGTCATCCTCGGCCACTGGATCCTGGGAGTTGCCCTGAGCGCCGTATCCTTCATGGGGATCTTCGGTCTGAGCGGGGTCGTGGTGAACGATTCCCTGGTCATGATCGACTTCATCGATCAGAAACTCCGGGAAGGCGCCCCGCCGAGAACCGCGATCATGGAGGGGGCAAAGGGACGTTTTCGTCCGATCATGCTCACTTCCCTGACCACTTTCCTCGGCTTCACGCCCCTGATCCTGGAGCGCGCAATCCAGGCCCAATTCCTGATACCGTTTGCCGCGTCACTCGGTTGCGGCATTCTCTTCATCACGGTCATACTTATGATGGTGGTTCCGGCGCTATGCACGTTGCATCTGCGCTTGATGCCGTCGCGGCGTCCTTCGATTCCGAGCGCCGCGTAGCGCACGTCGACTGCGGCCAAGGCGAGAACCGACAAATGACGGTGGAGAGTCTGAAGGTCGAATCCCTGAGCCTCGTCGACGAACTCATCCTGATGCTTCTCGACGAGAAGGGAGGCTATTTCCACCAGGTACCCGGCTGGCAGCTGAACTGCGCCGTCGTCGGCGGAGTGCTGGCGGAACTCTCCTTCCAGTCGCGGCTCGACTCGGATCTGACATCCCTGTACGTGGTGGACCGGACCGAAACGGGCGACCCCGTCCTGGATCCCATTCTGAAGGAGATCGCGGACGAACCGGTGCAACACACTGCCCGGTACTGGGTCGAACGGCTCGCCCCCCGCGCGGAGTCGATCGTCGACCTGACTCTGGACCGGCTGGTTGAACGGGGGATCCTCCAACACCACGAAGGCGAATTCTGGACGCTGGCTCCCCCCGTCATGCATCGGCAGCAGTACGGGATGTTCGAGGAAGGCGCGACCGACCAGTTCATCAAGGCGCGCATCGGCAACGTCATCTTCGCCGACGAGGTTCCCGAACCGAGAGACGTCGTCATCGTGTGCCTCGTCAACACCTGCGACGTCTTTCGCCTGATCTTCGAACTTGATGAAGCGGCGGAAGAGCGCATCAAGTTCATCTGCCAGCTGGACTTGATCGGCCGCTCCATCGCCGCCGCGGTCTCCGAGAACCTCGTCGGCCCGATCCGCAGACATACCGCTCTCGCCAAGACGATTCCGACGGTTTCGCTGACCCGGCTGCTGCGCAACCCGCATATCCGGGACGGCAACCTGAACGCGCTCTTCGGCAACCTCGCGGAAGAGTACGGCCCGGTGTTCCAGATCCGTCCTCCCTTCTCGGAGCGCATGATCTTCCTGGCCGGACTCGAGACGAACGAATGGATGCAGAAGCGCGGGCGCATGTACCTGAGAACCCGGGATTACTTCGCCGACTTCGAGAAAGTCTACGGCGCGGCCGGCGTTCTGCCCGCCCTGGACGGGGCCGACCACTTCCGGCTTCGCAAGTTCCTGTCGCCGGCCTATTCCCGCACGAGGCTGGCAGGGCAGATGGACGAGCTCTACAGCAGGGGGCGCGCGTACATGTCGACCCTGACGGTCGGGGATTCCTACCGCGCCACGTCCATGAGCCGGGCAATGGTGAACGCCCAGTTGTCGCCGCTGTTCATCGGCGTCGACACGCAGGATCTCATGGGCGACCTGATGGGCTACAAGGAGCGGGCCCTGAGCGTGCACATCGCCAAGGTCCTGCCCGAGTTCACGCTACGTACCCCGGGTATGAGACGTCGGGCGGCAGTCCTGGACACGCTGATGAAACGGATCCTGAGGGTCCATACTCCCGCCCAGCGCGTCGACAGCCCGCGGAACCTGGTGGACGACTACCTCAGCCTGCACGCCAGCGACCCGGGGTTCCTCCCGGAGTCCAACCTGCTCTTCGCCTTTTCCGCGGCCCTGATTGCCAGTGTGTACCTCGGCGATACGTTCAGCCTCGTGGTCTACTCCATGGCGTCGCAGCCGGACCTCTACGACAAAATCCGCGCCGAAGCGGATGCCCTGTTTGCCAACGGCGACCCCAAGAGCGAGGACTTCACCCCCGCCAACATCGACGTGACGCACCGCTTCCTCATGGAGTGCATGCGCATGTACCCGATCGTGTCCATGTCCGTTCGGAACGTGATGAATACCTGCACGGTCGGGAACTACGAGCTGCCCCTGGGGGAACGGATCCACATCGCCATGACCGCCACGCACTACATGAGCGACGTCTTTCCCGAACCCTACAAGTTCGACATCGACCGCTTCCTGCCGTCGCGACGTGAGCATCGCAGCCTCGGGTTCGCCCCGTACGGGCTGGGTACGCACAAATGTCTCGGCACCCGCTGGATGGAGATGCACCTGGCGGTCAACCTGCTGATGCTGGCGCACTACTTCACGGTCGAGGTGACGCCGGCGAAGTACGCCCGAAAGCTCCGCTTCAATCCGGTTCCGTCGCTGAAGCCGAGCAAGAAGGTAAGATTCCGCATCACCGAGCAGAGGCGGGAGCTGCCCGCCTGAGCCCCCCCAAAATGCGACTGGGCAAACTGTCGAAAGCGCTGAGAGATGCGCACCCGGGATCGGGCGTCGCGCGTCGAGTCCGGCACTTCGACGGCTGGCTTGACCGGGCGACACCGGAGGCTGCGGACGCGGGCGCCTACGACCACACGGAAACGGTCAGGGACTACTACGAGCTGTGCAACGGCTTCATGGTGTACGGCTGGGGTGAATCCCTGCATTTCGCGCCCCTCACGCCCCACGAAAGCCTGGAGGAGTCCAAGGTCCGGCACCAGCGGGCGATGATCTCGAAGTTGGAGCTGAAACGGGGCATGAAGGTGGTCGATGTCGGTTGCGGAGTCGGCGGCCCCATGCGCCGAGTCGTCCGTGAGGCGGGTGTCAGGGCCGTGGGAATCAACATCAACGAGATCCAGCTGGCGGAGGCGAAGAAGTTGAACGCCGAGGCGGGGCTGGAGCACATGACCGATTTCAGGAAATGCAGCTTCGAGGACATGAGCGCCATCGAGGCCGACGCGTTCGACGGGGGCTACGCCATAGAGTCGACGTGCCATGCGCAGGACAAGCAAGGCGCGTTCGCGGAGATATTCCGCGTACTGAAGCCGGGCGCCCTGTTCTGGGGTCAGGAAATGTGCCTGACGGACCGGTTCGATCCGCGGGACCGCCGGCACCGAACCATCAAGCGGGACCTCATGCGCGGTATCGCCCTGCACGACATCGCCACGTTCGGGGAAGTGAATCGCGCGCTCGAAGGGGCGGGATTCCAGGTCATCGAGGGGAGCGACTGGGATGTCCGGGAAGGACCCTCCACGCCCTGGTATCAACCCATGGAGAGCCGCCACGGGACGTTGGGGAACGCCGTGCGCAGGCTTCCCTGGGGCCGCAAGGCGTTCATCGCGGGATCGAAGCTGGCCGAGTTGCTGCGGCTCTTTCCGAACGGCTCGGCGGAGGTCGTGCGACTCCTCGATCGAACCGCGGAGGCTTACGTCGCGGGCGGCAAGACGGGCATCTTCACGCCTCTGTATTGTTTCCTGGCCCGTAAACCCTAGCAGCTAATCGGCGTGGCGGTCCGGGCTTCGAGGCGCCATCGCCGGCTCCGGATAGAACTGTCGGCAGTGTCGGCGGTATTTCCCGATGGGGCCGTCCGTCCGGCACAGCCGGGGGGGAGACCGGTAGCGCTTCCTGTCCCATATCACGATGTCCTGCAGGACGAACCGCCTCTCCTCGCGCAGGATGAAGACATTCAGCAGCCGGTGGCGCAGCGGCACGGGGAGGAAGCCCAGGCCCGAGATGAACCGCCCCGGCTTACGGACCTCCCGCACCTGATTGACCATCGTCAACTCCACGAATTCGCCGTCGACGGGCGTTGTGAGCACCCACATGCGCGACTTTATGCCGACCGTTGTCTCGTGAATCTCGACGAAGGAGTAGCCGACTCCGTGGACGTGCGTGATGACCGAGACTTCGGAATGAATGTCCACCAGACCCAGGATCCGGCGAACCGCCTTGAAGTCGAAGCAACTCTTCAGGTAGGCGCCGTCGACCGAGAAGTCGGTCGGCTTCACGTCGTGGTATCCGTGCGTGTACTCCAGGTGTTCCACGTCGACAGAGTTTTCCGTCGTTTCCTGGGGGTGGCCCCGGAACCGGAGGATCGTGGAGCGCAATCCCGTCCATTCCGCGCCGGTGGGAGGTTCATCCGGCAGGTGCCACTGAGGCGCTCGGCCGCCGCTCCCCCACCATGCGAAGATCATGCCGAGGATCTCCCGGGTCTCGTACAGCTTCAGCCTCGCGGCCTTCGGGGGCGGGGCATTGGGCGTCGCCACGCACTGGCCCGTCGTATCGAACTCGAACCCGTGGAAGGGACAGACGAGACAGCCGTCGCGCACCAGGCCGCCGGTCGTCGGTCCCATATGCGAGCCCAGGTGCGGACAGAAGGCGTCCGCCACGCAGATGCGGCCGTCTTCGTCGGCCCACGCGACGATTTCCTCGCCCATCCACGTCTTCTCGATGAGCTTCGCGCGCTCGATGGACTTGCGGTGTCCGATGAAATACCAGCCTTCGGGAAACGGCGGCAGTTCATCGCTGTAGGTAGCCATGCGGGCGAACTTGGTTTCGGTCCGGCCGGTGCGTCAACTAGAGTGGTGGCGGCCCGCCGCAACGGAATTCGCGAAAGTGAGGAGTACGGGCGATGACTCTGGATCCTGCGCCGCGCATCTCGCTTCCCATGCTCCTGGCCGCGATTGCGGCCGGCCTGCCGGCGAACGGTTCCGGCCAGACGGCGGCCGGGGTTCCGCGCTTCGAGATCGCATCGTCGCCGATCGAACTCACGGGCCCCGTCCGTCCCGGCGAATACCTGGGCGTGACCGGCCCCCGGTCGGCTTGGCTCGGCCTCGAGACCGGAGAGGCGGAGTTGTGGATCCACCCCCTCAAGGTCGGAAACCGGTTCCGGCTCGGCTTCTCCACGCCGGCGTACGGGACGCCGATGCCGGGAAACGAGGTCGCGCGCACCGTGCGGGTGCGGCCCGAGCTCACGACGATCGTCTACAGCCACGCGGCCTTCCAGGTGCGCCAGCACATCCTCGCGCCCGCGGAGATCCCGGGGCTCCTCGTTCTGCTCGAGGTGGACAGCCCCGAGCCGCTCGAAATCGTCGCGGAGTTCGAGCCCGTGCTGAACTACATGTGGCCGGGATCGCTTGGGGGGCAGTACGCCTACTGGGACGCCGGCCGTCGCGCCTTCGTGCTGTCCGAGAGTCTGCAGGAAACGAACGCCGTCGTCGGATCTCCGTGGGCCGTGAATTCCGTGGAACACCCGGCGCATCAACTGGGCGAGGCGCCGCGCACCATGGTGATCCCGGTCGACCCGGAACGCGCGCGGCGGGAGTTTATTCCCATTGCGGTCGCGGGCGGAACGGCGCCCCGCGATGAGGTTTTCGCCAGCTACGAACGCCTGATTTCCGAGGCCCGCTCGCTGTACGACGCCAAACGGGCGTGGGCCGACTCGGTGCTCGCCTCCACCGCCTCCATCGAATCGCCGGATCCATGGCTCGACCTGGCCCTCGAGTGGGCGAAGATCAACCTGGAGGAGCAGCGCGTCTGCAATCCCGACCTCGGGTGCGGGTTCGTGGCGGGCTGGGGGCTTTCGCGCAACGGGACCCGGCCCGG contains the following coding sequences:
- a CDS encoding efflux RND transporter permease subunit; the encoded protein is MNPDAGPEPGDRRERSGPLAYMASNGIAANLLMMGIVAAGLVSLTGLEREAWPVTPFYHIEVSMAYPGATPEEIEESIVVKIEDQVSGLDDVQAVKSLAAPGIASVRIQMDSGTDMDRALDDIESAVNRIQSFPAGAERPRFQEMDNRFSMMRLIVYGDVSERSLKELAHRIEDDLTTLPSVSQVEVSGVRNYEISIEVPLHRLRALGLTLTDIAGAIRRSSLDLSAGSIDTRESQVRVRTLGQNYDQQDFEEIVLLSGRDGTVVRLGDIAEVRDGFQEADLIVRHQNQPAVFVEVYRAGGEQVMDVATTVREHLANEVIPSLPDGVGITLWNDESQAYEERANLLLKNGILGLLLVLVALSLFLQIRLALWVAVGLAVSGVGALAVMMALDVAINTISLFSFVLAIGIVVDDAIVVAEHIQYERSRGTPGVAAAIRGVRRIKVPLTFAVLTSAVAFVPLLFIPGGVGDVWRALPIIMIAMLMVSLVESLFVLPNHLSHLPGPDWVPGNAFDRFFSRLQRRVDVQLQRFVQGPLDRALRFATARPGVTMTGAVGMLVLSISLVPAGIVPTTLADDVEGDIVTVVLEMPDGATAPRTYEVARELEAAGHRVIERLSLGRPGDAPPLLTGVSVTVGLGSRLEGGLNPQPTLNPQANIATIEFKLLGAQQRRISTGDVVQAWREEVGVLPYVRGITFSGEIFTLGNPVEAVLSHPDPERLAGIASSVVDGLRGVSGVYDIRSDHAPGIPEVQLELRPEARTLGLTVQELAGQARGAFFGAEAVRVQRGREEVRVYVRLPAEERNSITDIEGYLLRTPGGDEVPIVSVASLSPGVSPSALRRRDGQRVVTVTADVDASVISGDEANDILENSILADLVAAYPGLTYTFGGEQQQQLESIDALYRGFAVALILIFALLAIPLRSYTKPFIIMAVIPFGFIGVILGHWILGVALSAVSFMGIFGLSGVVVNDSLVMIDFIDQKLREGAPPRTAIMEGAKGRFRPIMLTSLTTFLGFTPLILERAIQAQFLIPFAASLGCGILFITVILMMVVPALCTLHLRLMPSRRPSIPSAA
- a CDS encoding cytochrome P450; this translates as MTVESLKVESLSLVDELILMLLDEKGGYFHQVPGWQLNCAVVGGVLAELSFQSRLDSDLTSLYVVDRTETGDPVLDPILKEIADEPVQHTARYWVERLAPRAESIVDLTLDRLVERGILQHHEGEFWTLAPPVMHRQQYGMFEEGATDQFIKARIGNVIFADEVPEPRDVVIVCLVNTCDVFRLIFELDEAAEERIKFICQLDLIGRSIAAAVSENLVGPIRRHTALAKTIPTVSLTRLLRNPHIRDGNLNALFGNLAEEYGPVFQIRPPFSERMIFLAGLETNEWMQKRGRMYLRTRDYFADFEKVYGAAGVLPALDGADHFRLRKFLSPAYSRTRLAGQMDELYSRGRAYMSTLTVGDSYRATSMSRAMVNAQLSPLFIGVDTQDLMGDLMGYKERALSVHIAKVLPEFTLRTPGMRRRAAVLDTLMKRILRVHTPAQRVDSPRNLVDDYLSLHASDPGFLPESNLLFAFSAALIASVYLGDTFSLVVYSMASQPDLYDKIRAEADALFANGDPKSEDFTPANIDVTHRFLMECMRMYPIVSMSVRNVMNTCTVGNYELPLGERIHIAMTATHYMSDVFPEPYKFDIDRFLPSRREHRSLGFAPYGLGTHKCLGTRWMEMHLAVNLLMLAHYFTVEVTPAKYARKLRFNPVPSLKPSKKVRFRITEQRRELPA
- a CDS encoding class I SAM-dependent methyltransferase; this encodes MRLGKLSKALRDAHPGSGVARRVRHFDGWLDRATPEAADAGAYDHTETVRDYYELCNGFMVYGWGESLHFAPLTPHESLEESKVRHQRAMISKLELKRGMKVVDVGCGVGGPMRRVVREAGVRAVGININEIQLAEAKKLNAEAGLEHMTDFRKCSFEDMSAIEADAFDGGYAIESTCHAQDKQGAFAEIFRVLKPGALFWGQEMCLTDRFDPRDRRHRTIKRDLMRGIALHDIATFGEVNRALEGAGFQVIEGSDWDVREGPSTPWYQPMESRHGTLGNAVRRLPWGRKAFIAGSKLAELLRLFPNGSAEVVRLLDRTAEAYVAGGKTGIFTPLYCFLARKP
- a CDS encoding Rieske 2Fe-2S domain-containing protein, with translation MATYSDELPPFPEGWYFIGHRKSIERAKLIEKTWMGEEIVAWADEDGRICVADAFCPHLGSHMGPTTGGLVRDGCLVCPFHGFEFDTTGQCVATPNAPPPKAARLKLYETREILGMIFAWWGSGGRAPQWHLPDEPPTGAEWTGLRSTILRFRGHPQETTENSVDVEHLEYTHGYHDVKPTDFSVDGAYLKSCFDFKAVRRILGLVDIHSEVSVITHVHGVGYSFVEIHETTVGIKSRMWVLTTPVDGEFVELTMVNQVREVRKPGRFISGLGFLPVPLRHRLLNVFILREERRFVLQDIVIWDRKRYRSPPRLCRTDGPIGKYRRHCRQFYPEPAMAPRSPDRHAD